The genome window CCTCGGGCACGTCGTCGCCGACGACGGTGTGGAAGCTGGCGCCGACGCCGTCGGCCAGGCGGCGGGCCCGGGCGAGGTTGCCCGGCGAGGCCCCGGCCAGGCCGTCGCCGCGCAGCACGTGCACGACCTGCAGCTCGGCGCCCGCGCGGGCGGCGATGCGGCGGGCGCGGCGGATGAGGGTCTCGCTCTCCGGGCCCCCGGTGATCGCCACCACGACCCGCTCCCGGGCCTCCCAGGTGTCGGTGATCTTGCGCTCGGCCCGGTAGCGGCGCAGCGCCACGTCGACCTGGTCGGCCAGCCACAGCAGCGCCAGCTCGCGCAGCGCGGTGAGATTGCCGGTGCGGAAGTAGTTGCCGAGCGCGGCGTCGACCCGGTCGGCCGAGTAGACGTTGCCGTGGGCCATCCGCCTGCGCAGGGCCTCGGGGGTGATGTCGGCCAGCTCGATCTGCCCGGCGCGCCGCACCACCTCGTCGGGCACCGTCTCCTGCTGGCGGACGCCGGTGATGGCCTCGACGACGTCGTTGAGGCTCTCCAGGTGCTGGACGTTGACCGTGGACAGCACGTTGATGCCCGCGTCCAGCAGCTCGTCGATGTCCTGCCAGCGCTTCTCGTTGCGGGAGCCGGGCGCGTTGGTGTGGGCGAGCTCGTCGACGACCGCGACCTCCGGGCGCCGCGCCAGCACCGCGTCGAGGTCCATCTCGGTGACCTCGACACCGCGGTGCGCGATGCGGCGGCGCGGCACGGCCTCCAGGCCGTCGAGCAGCGCGGCGGTCTTCTCCCGGGCGTGGGTCTCCACCAGGCCGACCACGACGTCGGTGCCGCGGGCGGCCCGGCGGTGCGCCTCGCCGAGCATCGCGTAGGTCTTGCCGACGCCCGGCGCGGCGCCGAGGTAGATCCGCAGCTCGCCACGTCTGGCGCTCTTGCCTGCCACGCTCTCCAGTCTCCTACCCGAGAGTCGGTTCCATCACTGCCTAATAACATCCGACAGTAGTGCTCGTTGCCCTCCGATGATCGTGCGACCGGCCGCCTCACCGGCCATTTTCCACCTACGGGCCCAGGCGGAGGCGCCGAGCGCGGGCCCGCGGGGCGCCGTCCGGGGTACGCGGCGCCCCGCGGGGCTCATGAGGCGGCTTCGACCGCCAGGTTCAGCTCGGTCGCGTTGACCACCCGCTCCTCGACGACCCCGCCCGAGGTGTGCTCGGCGACCAGCCGTCGGACCTCGGCCTCCGGCAGGCCCGTGACGCGGGCGACCCGCGGGACCTGGAGGTCGGCGTAGGCGGGGCTGATGTGCGGGTCCACGCCGCTGGCCGACGCCGTCACCGCGTCGACCGGGACGCGCTCGGGCGCCACGCCCTCCCGCGCGGCGATCACCGCCCGCCGCTCGCCGACCGCGGCGAGCAGCTCCGGGTTGTCACCCGCGAGGTTGGACCCGCCGGTGGCCGAGGGGTCGCCGGGGCCGGTCGCGGTCTGCGCCGACGCGGCGGGCCGCAGGTGGAAGTAGGGGTCGCGGGCCGGGTCGGCGGGCACGGGGTCGACGCCGATCAGCGACGAGCCCACGACCCGGCCGTCCACCACGACCTGCGAGCCCTCGGCGCCGGCCCGCAGACCGGGCAGCCGGGACACTCCCCACACCGCCAGCGGGTACAGGACGCCCAGGATCGCGGTCATCACCAGCAGCAGCCGCAGCCCCGCGAGTGACTGGCGCACCAGTGTGCTCTTCATCAGCTCCTCACCCGATTCCGGGAACGAAACGGACCAGCAGGTCGATCAGCCAGATGCCGGCGAACGGCGTGGCGATGCCGCCGAGCCCGTAGACGAGCAGGTTGCGCCGCAGCAGCGACGCCGCGCTCATCGGCTGGTAGCGCACGCCGCGCAGTGCCAGGGGGATCAGCGCGACGATGATCAGCGCGTTGAACACGACCGCGGACAGGATCGCCGAGGTGGGGGTGGCCAGGCGCATGATGTTGAGGGTGTCGAGCTGCGGGTAGATCGCCACGAACATCGCGGGCAGGATCGCGAAGTACTTGGCCAGGTCGTTGGCGATGCTGAAGGTGGTCAGGGCGCCGCGGGTGATCAGCATCTGCTTGCCGATCTCGACGATCTCGATCAGCTTGGTCGGGTCGGAGTCGAGGTCGACCATGTTGCCGGCTTCCTTGGCCGCGGCGGTGCCGGTGTTCATCGCGACACCGACGTCGGCCTGCGCGAGCGCCGGGGCATCGTTGGTGCCGTCGCCGGTCATCGCGACCAGCCGGCCACCTTCCTGCTCGCGGCGGATCAGCTCCATCTTGTCCTCCGGCTTGGCCTCGGCCAGGAAGTCGTCCACGCCGGCTTCGGCGGCGATGGCCTTGGCGGTCAGCGGGTTGTCGCCGGTGACCATGACCGTGCGGATGCCCATCGCGCGCAGCTCGGCGAACCGCTCCTTCATGCCGGGCTTGACCACATCGGACAACCGGACGACGCCGAGCACCCTGGTCGTGCCACCGCTGCACTCGGCGACGACCAGCGGAGTGCCGCCCTGCTCGGAGATCTCGTCGACGACGGTGTCCACTTCGGAGGTCACCGAGCCGCTCGCCCAGCGGCGCACCGCGCTCGCCGCGCCCTTGCGGATCTGGCGACCGCCGATGTCGATGCCGCTCATCCGCGTCTGCGCGGTGAAGGCCACCGCGTCGGCGGCCAGTTCCTCGGCCTGCGCCTCGCCGGGCAGCCCGAAGTTCTCCGCGCAGTAGGTGACGATGCTGACGCCTTCCGGTGTCTCGTCGGCCAGGCTGGAGAGCCGTGCGGCCGCGGCGAGCTCGCCCTTCGTCACCTCGCCGACGGGGATCAGCTCGGTGGCTTGGCGGTTGCCGAAGGTGATGGTGCCGGTCTTGTCCAGCAGCAGGGTGTTGACGTCGCCCGCGGCCTCGACGGCGCGCCCGGACTTGGCCAGCACGTTGCGCTGCACCAGCCGGTCCATGCCGGCGATGCCGATGGCCGAGAGCAGCGCGCCGATCGTGGTCGGGATGAGGCAGACCAGCAGCGCGGTCAGCACCACCACCGACAGCAGGCCGCCGGAGTATCCGGCCATCGGCTGCAACGCCAGCACGGCGAGCACGAAGATGATCGTCAGCGTCGACAGCAGGATCGTCAGCGCGATCTCGTTGGGCGTCTTCTGCCGCTGCGCGCCCTCGACGAGCGCGATCATTCGGTCCACGAAGGTCTCGCCGGGTTTGGTCGTGATCCGCACGACAATCCGGTCCGACAGCACGGTGGTGCCGGCGGTCACCGCCGAGCGGTCGCCGCCGGACTCCCGGATCACCGGGGCGGACTCGCCGGTGATCGCCGACTCGTCCACGGTCGCGATGCCCTCGATGACGTCGCCGTCACCCGGGATCACCTGTCCCGCCTCGACCACGACCCGGTCCCCGACCCGCAGCTCGTTGCCTGGAACATCTTCCTCGGTGCCGTCCTCGGCCAGCCGCCGCGCGACCGCCTCGGTCTTGGTGCGCCGCAACGACTCCGCCTGCGCCCGGCCCCTGCCCTCGGCGACGGCCTCGGCGAGGTTGGCGAACAGCACCGTGAACCACAGCCACAGCGCGACGGCGATGCTGAACCCGTTCGGTTCCAGCAGCGTCAGCACGGTCACCAGCGCCGAGCCGACCCAGACCACGAACATGACCGGGTTGGCGAGCTGGTGCCTGGGGTTGAGCTTGCGCAGTGCGTCGGGCATCGAGGTCAGCAGCTGCCTCGGGCTGAACGCCCCCGCCGTCAGCCTGCGGGCGGCCGGAACCTCCCGCCGCTGCGGGGGTTTCTCCAACGTGGTGGTCATGCGAGGGCCTCCGCGATCGGACCGAGGGCGAGCGCCGGCAGGAAGGTCAGCGCGGCGACGAGGACGACGGTGCCGCCGAGCAGTCCGGCGAACAGCGGACCGGTCGTGGGCAGGGTTCCGGCGGTCGCGGGCACCCTCTGCTGCCGCGCCAGCGCACCGGCCAGCGCGAGCACCGCCAGGATCGGCACGAAGCGGCCGACGAGCATCGCCACGCCGAGCGTGCTCTGGAAGAAGTCGCTGGTCACCGTCAGACCGGCGAACGCGCTCCCGTTGTTGTTGCCCGTGGACGCGTAGGCGTAGAGCACTTCGGAAAGACCGTGCGCGCCGCTGTTGTTGAGGGCATCCAGCGTGCCCGGCAGCGCCAGCGCGGTGCCCGCGCCGAGCAGGACGACGGTGGGCATCGCCAGGATCGAGACCGCGGCGGCGGTGATCTCCCGTCGGCCCAGCTTCTTGCCGAGGTACTCCGGGGTCCGGCCGACCATCAGCCCGGCCAGGAACACCGCGATCACCGCGAGCATCAGCATCCCGTAGAGACCGGCGCCGACACCGCCGGGCGCGACCTCGCCGAGCAGCATGTTCAGCAGCGGCACCGCACCGCCCAGACCGGTGAAGCTGTCGTGCATCGAGTTGACCGCACCGGTCGAGGTACCGGTGGTGACCACCGCGTACAGCGCGGAGAGGAAGATCCCGAAGCGGGCTTCCTTGCCCTCCATGGCTCCGCCCGCGGCGAGGGTCGCCGGACCGTTCGGGTGGGTCTCGGCCCACCAGGCGGCTCCGGTCATCAGCAGCAGGATCGAGACCATCACCGACAGCAGGACGTAGCCCTGCCTGCGGTCGCCGGCCATGGTCCCGAAGGTGCGCGTCAGGCACAGCGGGATGACCAGGATCAGGAACAGCTGCAGGAAGTTCGACCACCCGCCGGGGTTGGAGAACGGGTGCGCCGAGTTGGCGTTGAGGATCCCGCCGCCGTTGGTGCCGAGCTCCTTGATCGCCTCCTGGCTGGCGATGGGCGCGGTGGCGATGGTGTAGGTGTGTCCGTCCACACCGGTCACCTCGATGCCCGAGGCCAGCGACATCGCACCGCCCAGCGCGACCAGCACGACCGCGGCGACCAGCGAGATGGGCAGCAGGATGCGCGTGACGCCGCGGGTGATGTCCACCCAGACGTTTCCGATGCGGTCGGTCGCGGTGCCGGTGAAGCCGCGCACCAGCGCGACCGCCACCGCCATGCCGACCGCCGCCGACACGAAGTTCTGCACGGTCAGCCCGGTCATCTGCACGGTGTGCCCGAGGACCGATTCGGGGACGTAGGACTGCCAGTTGGTGTTGGTCGCGAAGCTGACCGCGGTGTTGAACGCCGTCGCGGGCTCGACCGGGCCTCGGCCGAAGCTCAGCGGCAACAGGTGTTGCAGGCGTTGCAGGAGGTACAGCAACACGATCGAGACGAACGAGAAGCCGAGGACGCCCGCCGCGTAGGTGGTCCAGCGCTGCGGGGAGTCCCCGTCGATGCGCACCACCCGGTACAACGCGCGTTCGACGCGCCAGTGCTCGTCACTGGTGTAGACGCGGGCCATGTAGTCGCCGAACGGCCGGTGGACCGCGACGAGGGCCAGCACGAGGAGGCCGACCTGGACCAGGCCGACCGGAAGGGAACTCATCAGAACTTCTCCGGCCGGATCAGCGCGACGAACAGGTAACCGATCAACAGCAGTGCCAACACGCCACCCGCGGCGTTGGCAAGCACAGTGCTCACAACCGCTCCAAACCGCGCAACACGAGCGCGAGACCCAGGAAGACGCCGATCAGCAGAACGACGTAGGCCAGATCAGCCACCGAGGTGCACCCCCAACTCGAACCACTCGGGTCGCCGTTCTCGACGACCGGAGTCGAGTGTTGGTCCGCGCCCAGCGACCACCAAGGCGTATGACAGCTCCTTTATGCGGCCTCCCAGCGCCTTGATGACTTCCTTACGGGCCGGGGACTCAAGTCACAGCCGGGCCGGAAATGTCACCCTTCTCCTCCTGCGCACGGTTTGTGAGTGGGTGACTTCACTCCGCTATCAGGTTTCGTCGATGCAACGATCTCGTTAACGTTGCTAAAGGAATGGGCAGGCCGGGCCGGACCGGCGCCGGTGCGCAACACTGACCGCCACGATCGGCCTCCGCCTGCGAGACGACCGACCCTGGAGGGAACCGAAATGTGCGGTATCTCCGGCTGGATCGACTACCAACGCGATCTGACCCGCGAACAACCCGTCATCGACGCGATGTGCCAGACCATGGCCTGCCGCGGTCCGGACGCCGCGGGAACCTGGGTGCGTCCGCACGCCTCCCTGGGCCAC of Saccharopolyspora erythraea contains these proteins:
- the kdpA gene encoding potassium-transporting ATPase subunit KdpA; the protein is MSSLPVGLVQVGLLVLALVAVHRPFGDYMARVYTSDEHWRVERALYRVVRIDGDSPQRWTTYAAGVLGFSFVSIVLLYLLQRLQHLLPLSFGRGPVEPATAFNTAVSFATNTNWQSYVPESVLGHTVQMTGLTVQNFVSAAVGMAVAVALVRGFTGTATDRIGNVWVDITRGVTRILLPISLVAAVVLVALGGAMSLASGIEVTGVDGHTYTIATAPIASQEAIKELGTNGGGILNANSAHPFSNPGGWSNFLQLFLILVIPLCLTRTFGTMAGDRRQGYVLLSVMVSILLLMTGAAWWAETHPNGPATLAAGGAMEGKEARFGIFLSALYAVVTTGTSTGAVNSMHDSFTGLGGAVPLLNMLLGEVAPGGVGAGLYGMLMLAVIAVFLAGLMVGRTPEYLGKKLGRREITAAAVSILAMPTVVLLGAGTALALPGTLDALNNSGAHGLSEVLYAYASTGNNNGSAFAGLTVTSDFFQSTLGVAMLVGRFVPILAVLALAGALARQQRVPATAGTLPTTGPLFAGLLGGTVVLVAALTFLPALALGPIAEALA
- the kdpF gene encoding K(+)-transporting ATPase subunit F — protein: MSTVLANAAGGVLALLLIGYLFVALIRPEKF
- a CDS encoding potassium-transporting ATPase subunit C, giving the protein MKSTLVRQSLAGLRLLLVMTAILGVLYPLAVWGVSRLPGLRAGAEGSQVVVDGRVVGSSLIGVDPVPADPARDPYFHLRPAASAQTATGPGDPSATGGSNLAGDNPELLAAVGERRAVIAAREGVAPERVPVDAVTASASGVDPHISPAYADLQVPRVARVTGLPEAEVRRLVAEHTSGGVVEERVVNATELNLAVEAAS
- the kdpB gene encoding potassium-transporting ATPase subunit KdpB; translated protein: MTTTLEKPPQRREVPAARRLTAGAFSPRQLLTSMPDALRKLNPRHQLANPVMFVVWVGSALVTVLTLLEPNGFSIAVALWLWFTVLFANLAEAVAEGRGRAQAESLRRTKTEAVARRLAEDGTEEDVPGNELRVGDRVVVEAGQVIPGDGDVIEGIATVDESAITGESAPVIRESGGDRSAVTAGTTVLSDRIVVRITTKPGETFVDRMIALVEGAQRQKTPNEIALTILLSTLTIIFVLAVLALQPMAGYSGGLLSVVVLTALLVCLIPTTIGALLSAIGIAGMDRLVQRNVLAKSGRAVEAAGDVNTLLLDKTGTITFGNRQATELIPVGEVTKGELAAAARLSSLADETPEGVSIVTYCAENFGLPGEAQAEELAADAVAFTAQTRMSGIDIGGRQIRKGAASAVRRWASGSVTSEVDTVVDEISEQGGTPLVVAECSGGTTRVLGVVRLSDVVKPGMKERFAELRAMGIRTVMVTGDNPLTAKAIAAEAGVDDFLAEAKPEDKMELIRREQEGGRLVAMTGDGTNDAPALAQADVGVAMNTGTAAAKEAGNMVDLDSDPTKLIEIVEIGKQMLITRGALTTFSIANDLAKYFAILPAMFVAIYPQLDTLNIMRLATPTSAILSAVVFNALIIVALIPLALRGVRYQPMSAASLLRRNLLVYGLGGIATPFAGIWLIDLLVRFVPGIG